The following proteins are encoded in a genomic region of Arachis stenosperma cultivar V10309 chromosome 4, arast.V10309.gnm1.PFL2, whole genome shotgun sequence:
- the LOC130973150 gene encoding ras-related protein RABB1c encodes MITIDNKPIKLQIWDTAGQESFRSITRSYYRGAAGALLVYDITRRETFNHLASWLEDARQHANANMTIMLIGNKCDLAHRRAVSTEEGEQFAKEHGLIFMEASAKTAQNVEEAFIKTAATIYKKIQDGVFDVSNESYGIKVGYGGIPGPSGNRDGPSAAGGACCS; translated from the exons ATGATCACAATTGATAACAAGCCGATCAAGTTGCAAATATGGGATACG GCTGGTCAAGAATCCTTCAGATCTATTACAAGGTCTTACTACAGAGGGGCTGCAGGTGCACTACTTGTCTATGATATAACCAG GAGGGAGACATTTAATCACTTGGCTAGCTGGTTGGAAGATGCAAGGCAGCATGCAAATGCAAATATGACAATTATGCTAATTGGCAACAAGTGTGATCTTGCACACAGACGGGCTGTAAGCACAGAGGAAGGCGAGCAGTTTGCAAAGGAGCATGGGTTGATATTCATGGAGGCCTCAGCAAAAACTGCTCAGAATGTTGAAGAG GCATTCATAAAAACGGCTGCAACCATATACAAGAAGATTCAGGATGGGGTTTTCGATGTTTCGAATGAG TCATACGGAATAAAAGTTGGATATGGTGGAATTCCTGGACCATCTGGCAACAGGGATGGCCCTTCTGCTGCAGGTGGAGCCTGCTGCAGTTGA